The Mytilus galloprovincialis chromosome 3, xbMytGall1.hap1.1, whole genome shotgun sequence genomic interval AATAAGCCGTTAAGGTTGTCAGAGACATATATGAGTCATATGTGAGTTTGTGGTATTTGTGGGGTACGTCTAGAATACAACAATGGCTGACTAACAATGCTTTAATAACTAAAGGGGAGTAACTCTGATACATAAGTATGGAACACAATACATGACATCTccctttttaaagtttttaaagttcgTTCTCAAGATGTCTATTTCTTATTTACTAAATTAAACaatttgaatatcaattattagtAAAATTAATGTCTTTCTTTGActagaaaatttaagaaaaatgtaaCTAACTACTATTAACTACTGAATTGAACAAATTAACAGTTTTTTGTATTTCACACAAAGTGTTCTGTGAGGTACGCAGGTTTCCTTGAGATGCGTCCAGATCTTGTTACAGTTGTCGGCTCGGTCCGACGGCGTGGAAGCTTGGTTTAGTGTTTCTTGCTGATTGTGGTTTACAACAGTTGGCGGTTCGCAGTCGATTGAATTGTCCACCATTGGAAACTCAAGGTCATTTTGTGAATTGTCCTTGTTAAACACTTTTTCGTTGGTTTTTAAGATGTGTTTTCGGTTTCGTCGATAAAGTTTATCATTTTCGGCGCGTAACACATAGGAACGTTCACTGTGTTCTGTGTCAACTAATGCTGGTTCCCAAGTACTTTTATCTTCTTTCTTAAAGCGGACAATTTCTCCTGGCGCAATACTCAGTAACGGTTTCAAAGTTTTGTCATAATAgtgtttttgatgtttttgacgTTCCATTAGTTCTTTTTGTTTTGATCCAAAAGCTTTTGGCTTGAGAAGTTCCGTTGACATGGGAAGTTTTGTCTTCAACTGTCAGTTAAACAACAACTGTGCAGGTGACTAACTAAAAGGGAGTAACTCTGATACATAAGTTAAGGACACAATACATGACAGTATTGTGTTTAAGACCCATGGCTACAGTGCTaaaggtcccgagttcgattctcacttGGGGTGCAAAAAATGTCAGTAAATGTTCATCAGAACCACTTGGCGCAGAGTTCGCGAAAAGTGGTGGTCCTCAGTATTTTACCACCAAAATGTTGCataggactgacacaattttagtatttttcaatgaaattaatAGTGAGGACCAGCAGATTTTCTTTCAAGGACCACCAGGGAAAAAAAGATTTCGGGAACTCTGCTGAAGTTGGGTGATTTTAATCCTCTCAGAGGGAGGTCAGACCTTTATCATGATTTCCGGAACaagtgtttttaagcttgggatctCTGGATTTTGGAAATGATCCTTttgggatctgggaattctttttgtcgaatttcgggatgttggatttaaattactttaaattttGGAACCTTTGGATTTCTGGATTTCGTGATCAGGATCCCCTCCAAtcccctctcacacacatctctggtaccatGACCTGGGTTTAAACTATAATCTGTACTTTGGGGGCCTCAGTTGGTCAAAGTTGCTCCcgactttgacctggagatcaatctgcTAATATCTCTTCGGTTTGTCTGTTCCAGCCGTGCAGCCAGTTGTTTTTCTCCAAGTAGTCTGTTCTTGGGCTTTCTCCACAATAATAACAGTTTCTGCAcggtgtcctagcactccctCGTGTTGAGGTGGGAATTGAGATTTGTCCTTGTAAATACGTTAGTGACACATTTCCATTAATCCCTATAGGGTGTATACAAGGattccactgtaccctcgcagctctTGAGTGGCGCTCTGTAAACATAGGGATCTACGTACAAACACACACATTTACATTTTTGAATGATTCACATGGAGCTCTTTGTCTCATTTTCTACGTATTTCGTATTGTGTGGTAAATGTATACACAAATACTAATATgtttattggcacaaactcatTAATAATAAATGATTAAGACCTATGGCAttacatataattatattaattgaCATGGTAGACTGAAAGGCATCTtggctagccaagggttacgatccacgtCCGCTCTCTTCacgtgaagagagcgggagtggatcgtaacccttggctagtgaAGATGACTGAAAGGTTTCATGATAACATATAATGCTAGAATGAAAAGTTACATATTGATGTATCATATTAGTTCactatttcttatatttagaCACTCTGATATGAAATACACTATTTTCCATAAGATCTGGAGTTGCTTTCTATTTTTATTGACTATTTTGTTATGcatgttttattaatttcagattgTATACAAAATATTCCTACTATAGGATAGTATATAAGTGAGTGTTTTACACATCAATACACATAGTATTTGAGCAACAAGCATTTCATCTTAAATACAAAGTAAAAATAGTTTAATATGATGATCATTCaagtcaattttatatatttgccaTAAACtgaacatgtatacatatataggaTGCCACttaatgacaattaaaaaaaatatgtgttgctGATAGGAAAACCCATTTTGGAACATTAATGAGGATACATCATACAGGATTGTTTTATGAAACttgtggttgtcattggttcatatctgtcatatttgtttttcataaattgttttgttatgaatgagaccgtttgttttctctattgaattacaagtttcatatttttcatgttggggccttttatacatgttatagccgAGCATAATGTATGGGCTTTTTTTTTGTTGAAGGTTGTAAGGTTacattcatattatttgaagtttggtggatagttgtctcattggcaatcataccacatctccttattttatatcaaGTGTACAATTCATGCctgatttttatgaaattttcctcATTGGAAATCTTttggacaatttaaaaaaaatcagtgctGATCAACTATTTTAATAGAGTAATGCCCCTTGTAATTTCCACATAAAAttgctatatacatgtacatttaagtGCTCTTATTTGTTCAATTTCTGCAATATATATAACTGATTGTTATACACCGCAAAAACAATTTGctttcgtataatggtatgatgtcacCGTCATCTGTGTCTGTGTTgtctgaagacacatttggtgtccggacaataactttagttaaagtgaatggatctctatgaaatttaataaaaagattcaatacctcaaaaggaaggttgggattgattttggggataatGGTCTAAACCGTTTTgcaattaggggccaaaaggggtcCAAAACAAGTATTATCTACTTTCAGGATATAAACTTGTGTAATAGTATTTCTCtatctctgaaattgtaccacaatgtttaataccaaaGGTAaaaagtttggattgattttgagggttatggtctcaaaggtttaggaattaggggccaaaaagggggcccaaaagtaatcatttttgtagttttcaaacaataacttgtgtttaagtgtatgaatctctctgaaattataccacaagtttccataccatgaagggatggttagtattgactctgggggttatggctcaaaatgttttggaattaggggcaaaaaaaggggaaaattaggtttttggtcaatggacaattaagacaatttaaaagcagtgtaagggaggtaactcaaaaatatttatcaaacaatgttgggtatgtttggATTttcctcccttacactacttgtaaattatgtataaagaaatgtcaggttttggactaattgcaaaaaaaagggggggggagagggaggggtggtagtagttttcattttttttccccaaatttctcaaattccaaatttttgaaaagtttgaagaagaaatctttaattgcacaatattgcgcaatatatttgtaagatcttggcatttgttttgtgtccgAAACTcaaattatgtcaaaaattttatcacaatccaaatgcagagctgtatcaagcttgaatgttgtgtccatacttgccccaactgtttagggttggacctctgcattcgtataaagctgcgccctggggAGCACCTGGTTATATCAAACATTAATATCAGAAATCatgaacaattttcaaaaataattttaaatgaacagtttttaaaagagttatgtcccttgaacATAGTAATTATATAGAAAATTTTATTGTAAGTGCCCTCAAGCCCAGATTTCTGGCAGGATTGTTTTGACATTTATATTAAAGATTTCTATTAGCATATTCTGGGACAAGAGTTATGTTCCAAAGAAAgaaaattctattatatttatagAAATTAAATTGTAAGCACTCTCAAGTGTATTTGGTCAATGTCTTGGACAAGTTTGAAAATCAGTTCCAAAAgatgattttaaaaagtgtatgCCCCTTtgatatattaattatatttaaaacacTCCTAGATCTGCCACAACTTTTCCCTATGATTTTCAGTTAAGAGCCCTGATAAACATGACATGTGTCAACATCTTAAATAAATTGTCCTTACtttaaataatgataaacaattcttcaagaaaaaaaaaaatacatgttcatGTTAACATAATTATAAATTGGGGTTTGAGGGCATTATCACATATTTTAAATACTGATTCGACAAGttattaattttgatatgaaaatgcTTGTTGTgctacattttttatatatttatatatttccttGATGAGTGATGTGCATGCTTAATCACAATCAGTACCATTTagaaatcaattttatttgaattttaataaatcattattactcttagaaacataaaaaaaatcatattttgatacaaaaaaaaagctaaaatggTATTGGTTTCAAAAAGAATAACAGCTACAGTAATGTTTATGATTTAATATGTAGAGTTTTTTAGacatttagttttgtttgattttatgttttttattttagttattattttataattagaaTATTCATATTATTCAATGTTTGATACAATTCCCCTGTTATTTTAAGTTCACCTTGGTCTTATGGTGTACCTCTTAGGCAgtataaatctttataaaaaagatgGTCACTCTTATCTTTTAGCTTCAATGAGTTTTGTTTCATActttttaagttcttttttttcagaagacGGTTAAAAGCAGGGAGTCTGATCTGTATTTTATGCTTGGTTTATTCTGTACTAAGGTTGATGTCCAAATTCTCTTCaagtatacattttgtacatcatgtacatgatggtatacatatttgttttttgtttcaagtatacattttgtacatgtacatggtgttatacatatttgttttttgttctttttttttagcattagttaggccattagttttactcacttgaattgttttacatttgtgattttggggccttttattgctgactatgctttactcattgttaaaggctttgcagtgacctatagctgttacagttgatttctgtgtcgtttggtcaCTTTTGAAGAGTTGTACATTGGTAATcttgccacattttttttttaattctttttcactttgataattatattatttattaatattatacaCAGTTTATCCAGCCAATTTTGAACAGGTATAGAACTTCATAATTAAACCTGTTTGTATATATCTTTTATCAATTTAAGTGAATTTCACTTATCAAACATGATTTATATAACTACTTACATGACTTAGCTTTTGATATAGCCAGAgacatatacatatttatatgtgTCTGATGTAGCcttgcatttttttcaaatccttTTTTCTAAATGTCGCTTATATAACCAAAGACAGTATAATAATAATGGTATAAAActatatacatacacattgtatatattttttatcaattacatataaatatattgatacaTTTTTCAGTGTTGAGTAGAATAAAATCATTTATTGCTAATTTTCTCGTATATGCATAGtctattattttataaaaaaaaatgattttcttttctgtctataattattttgtaattaaactGATTTGTATACTTTACAAATCCTTGaattaaacaaataatgttaTGAATATCCTGCATGTAGCCTCATTTCCATACAATTACCTTATAACACAGGTGAAATCCTATCCAGAGTGGATTGGATGTCTTTTGATTTTCTAGCTTGCCTGGCTCAACATGCTCAAAGGGTCAAGTAATCTTTTCTTATCACTTGTTGCATGAAATTGGTGAATTGTCCATTGCCTTTGTCATTTTccttaaacttttacaaaaatccttcCCTTCTGTATCTATATGgccaaatttatttgaaaaaaattatcagcTATACAGAATCAACAAAAACAGAATTTTTTATTCTGAACTGTTCTAGTCTACAATGTTGGACAGTGTCCATTATTGAAAACACTCATAGATCTAGGTGAGCGACATTAGCTCTTAAGAGCCTACACACTTTTAATTGGTGTAATGATTCCCTCATGTATGTTTACTGTACATCTCCTTTTGTTCATACAGAATAGTAACTTGTATATGAGCATACTGAGCCAAACCGGCATTACTAGAATAAGCCAACCAATACTTAGAGTCAGTACATTTACAGAGACTTTATTTTAgcaaaaaatattctgttttcCTTACTCAAAGagaattaaataattttgtttaaactttCTGTGTTAGTAAGTACTTGTACAACATGGACACTAAACTAATTGACAAATTTACCCCAAAACAAAATTATTCTTAACATGAGATGTAATTTTTTAACAGCATTTTTTTTGTGAAGTTTGTTAactatgtttttctttgttttacagaaaaagaataaaagaatggACACTATTGTGTGGTTTGTTGATAGGAGTAGGACTTCTCCTTATGTACAGTTTGAGAACCCCAACAACAAGTACTGGAATCACAGTTGAAGTGGCAAGTTTGAGGAGAAACGAAGGAGCTGCTACTGTTACCTTCTGGGGAAGAACAGGGAACCATATGTTTGAATATTCCACATTGATAGGCATTGCTAAGCGTAACAATGTAACTCCAGTGTTAATTGAAGGTACTGGGTTATGGGATTGTTTTGATTTACCTATAAAAATGGGTAGAAAGTCGGACTTTAAAGATAGTAGAATATTGACAGAATACAGACCGGGTTATTATACTCCAAGACTTACTAAACTGGATCCTAAAGAAAAGTCATATATACAGGGATATCTACAGTCTTTCAAATACTTTGACGATGTAAAAGCAGAATTATTacataaacattttatatttaaaccTCAGTACGCAAACAAAGCAAAAGAATTCCTAGCAGATACTCGTAAAAAACTGAACAAAGAGCGTGCAGTGACTATAGGAGTACATGTAAGACGGGGTGACCTAGTGCGACAGAATAGGAAAGGGTATGCTGTTCCTCATATTCCCTACTTTTATAGGGCTATGAATTACTTCAGGAGAAAGTACACTGATGTCTTATTTATCATATGCACAAATGATTATCATTGGAGCATGGATAACTTAGATGATGGTCCAGACATATATTATTCCCCATATTACTCAGCCAGTTTGAATGGGTATTTAGATCTTGCTATTTTAGGCAGTATGGATCACATGATCATGTCAGCCGGATCGTTTTCTTGGTGGGCTGGTTACCTTACTGGTGGGACTGTAATCTATTTCCATGGTTACCCAAGAGAAAACACTGTCATGGGAAACACAACAAACAAACCAGATTATTATCCACCTAACTGGGTACCATTATAAACATTCCTTATCTGTAAGTTTGTGCCATTCCTGTTGAACTATAGGTGTAGGTGACACTGTAGCACGTGTATTGAGATTCCTGTTGAACTATAGGTGTAGCTGACACTGTAGCACTTGTATTGAGATTCCTGTTGAACTATAGGTGTAGCTGACACTGTAGCACATGTATTGAGGGATGACAGAAGAGGGGATAAAAAAATCTGCAACATTAAAGGTTGTAACATACGACATTTCAGAGATATACACTTcagtttaatttatataaaacagaacaTATAGCAAATGATCATTCCGAGCTTAACATTAAACAAAGTAGAAATTATGTTAACTTTATTTATATCATGTATGTATGGTACAATGTAACTGGTCAGGATTAGGCTTGTTTAATTGTTATGTCAATCATTGGAGCGTGGAGATTCAAAAATTAAGGGAAAAGTTACTTTAAGCTCATCTGCCCATACAGTTAATATGTTTGCAAGATTAAAGGCCCAATGACCCATAGCAAGGATgtatggaaaagggggagggatgGGGATATTTTAGAGTCATGATGCTCTGACTTTACTGAGCTAGTACAACTTCAATCTGAATCTCTGCTTTAATAGCCTTgaattgtatttatttgttttcagggGGGAAGGGATCACTATAAGTTCTAGTGGTTTTTTAATTTAGCTTTAAAATCTGTAAAAGATAAAGAgaaagtgttttaaaaaaatatgcagcaaaccaagatctacaaatatatcataaattgaaaaaaaatagtggaTTGACTCTGTAACTAGCAATTTTCCAGAATTTTTGCATTTattgatttaatgttattttcttgaaaagtatgaaaaaaaatcattttccaaCAAAGTGATCAgcaaaataaaatctataaataaatcaacaaaactgAAATTTGGAAGTGTTGAGCTATTGCtgatttatttccttttttgacagttttattgaatacaattttttataaagaaaaactgtaaaatagcaaaaaaaaggATAAGCAAGAAAAGAACTACAATGATAGATATTATTAcagattttattttcttaaaataacctaaaactttttttttaaatgttgactAAGGGGATCTGTGTCTCGCCTTATCACAATAACTGAGTGTTTAAAAGACGACTGCCACCCATGCTAATGATTTACATGTTACATATTTTTACCAGGTGAGCAATTAAGGCACCtgggagcctctagttttaaaataTTCTGCCAACAATTTCACATTGACATGTTATTTGAACAAATgaattaaagataaaaatggtgcTACTAttggtatatataattttcataatattgtgcttgtattatttttacttatgatcatgttgatattgatatataagacatataattttgtttttattttattttattttttcaaacataaaatttgtaCACTTAAATTTTATTCTCTAGTTAAACTATCGTTATGTAATGATGGATTTTTATAAGCTCACCAAAGCATTTGAAATCGATTAGTTTTCTTCATTTGCTTTGATGATTGTGGTTCAAGGTTCAATTGACTAGTCAAAATTAGAATCCAATCATTGTGTGTTTTTGTGAAGCATTAAAACACTGAACTCATGGTGTTTTATGTGTTTATATGTTTTAATTCTGAATTTTATTAtgaacttttttaaaaaaaatgtagctTTTGTATAATAAAGGTTTTTCCATCAAATAATCCTTCTAAAGAAAGACTGTCATGCTTTCATGAACAAATAAGAttatactatacatgtatgttgtatttACCCTCGCGTTCAGCCAtccttatttcaaaaattttatctAAAAGTAAAGGTCATGATGAAGTCGCATTCAGCCTACTCATTTGTCATGGTAGGGAACAGTAAAATCAACCTGcattgtttttgttgtattggTTAATGTGAATTAAAAGTTTTTGTGTGTCACCTTGACTTGTATTATTAGAGCATGTATAcaaataacaggctattatttgaacttggaattatttttaataatggaatttgcttgatttcttgttattgaattttttaataaattccatgtttattatgtactgaaatgttctgtgctgcgcacaacactttctattacaaagaaaatggtatattttcaatagaatgtactgtgccgcgcacaacactatctaaccaaaatacaatgtatggaaagtgttattttaaaccgctcaaaagattataataccaaattaaaaatcaattcttcagagaacaattgaaggtctttccaccttgaTAATaagattgaaatttaaaaaacgatgttagaaaatgtcactccttgttgatgtaatttggttcttcaaattgatatgaaaaaataagattaataggtatatgcagaagacttagttgttttattatgaacagaaaataatttttagcaaaggtcaaaatctagaacgtcaaattgacctttgaccttgacctcaatttcaaggtcataggtcagtgatctcaaatcaaaagaccccaagtcaatcatttgtatggttgtagagaaatactgatttcaaatacatcaggggagaaaactcctataagggttaaccaaaacacttcgactgaaataggttgaagttgctcctttttgtaaacagttatttagcaaacacatcatatcattaactgtcacagtttcttttgaataacgataacaagcaaaattaagaacatgaccttgacctttgaccttgacctcaatttccttcaaatgaaaagtggaaagacctaataatagccTGTTAAATGTATATGCCATGATGTCATAATAGTATATGTATATTATATGCACAGTACTTGCCAAAAttaataatgttatttatttgtcttCTAAAATTAATGTCATTGACTGTAATACTAACATTATTTTAAGTTTGTTTGACTGCAACATGGTGCTCTACTATAGTATACTCAGAGTTTCAGATTAATGTATgttagtttttaaaaagtttttagcATGATTTGTTCAGGATGAGTCAATTATTTTTTGCTTACAATAAGATCATTTTCATTAACCAAGTCATTATTGTTGCTATTGAGAAATAAgtcttaaattgttataaatgtgttttaaa includes:
- the LOC143067048 gene encoding galactoside alpha-(1,2)-fucosyltransferase 2-like isoform X1, with the translated sequence MISFGKRLYTKYSYYRIVYKKRIKEWTLLCGLLIGVGLLLMYSLRTPTTSTGITVEVASLRRNEGAATVTFWGRTGNHMFEYSTLIGIAKRNNVTPVLIEGTGLWDCFDLPIKMGRKSDFKDSRILTEYRPGYYTPRLTKLDPKEKSYIQGYLQSFKYFDDVKAELLHKHFIFKPQYANKAKEFLADTRKKLNKERAVTIGVHVRRGDLVRQNRKGYAVPHIPYFYRAMNYFRRKYTDVLFIICTNDYHWSMDNLDDGPDIYYSPYYSASLNGYLDLAILGSMDHMIMSAGSFSWWAGYLTGGTVIYFHGYPRENTVMGNTTNKPDYYPPNWVPL
- the LOC143067048 gene encoding galactoside alpha-(1,2)-fucosyltransferase 2-like isoform X4 — encoded protein: MYSLRTPTTSTGITVEVASLRRNEGAATVTFWGRTGNHMFEYSTLIGIAKRNNVTPVLIEGTGLWDCFDLPIKMGRKSDFKDSRILTEYRPGYYTPRLTKLDPKEKSYIQGYLQSFKYFDDVKAELLHKHFIFKPQYANKAKEFLADTRKKLNKERAVTIGVHVRRGDLVRQNRKGYAVPHIPYFYRAMNYFRRKYTDVLFIICTNDYHWSMDNLDDGPDIYYSPYYSASLNGYLDLAILGSMDHMIMSAGSFSWWAGYLTGGTVIYFHGYPRENTVMGNTTNKPDYYPPNWVPL
- the LOC143067048 gene encoding galactoside alpha-(1,2)-fucosyltransferase 2-like isoform X3, which codes for MISFGKRKRIKEWTLLCGLLIGVGLLLMYSLRTPTTSTGITVEVASLRRNEGAATVTFWGRTGNHMFEYSTLIGIAKRNNVTPVLIEGTGLWDCFDLPIKMGRKSDFKDSRILTEYRPGYYTPRLTKLDPKEKSYIQGYLQSFKYFDDVKAELLHKHFIFKPQYANKAKEFLADTRKKLNKERAVTIGVHVRRGDLVRQNRKGYAVPHIPYFYRAMNYFRRKYTDVLFIICTNDYHWSMDNLDDGPDIYYSPYYSASLNGYLDLAILGSMDHMIMSAGSFSWWAGYLTGGTVIYFHGYPRENTVMGNTTNKPDYYPPNWVPL
- the LOC143067048 gene encoding galactoside alpha-(1,2)-fucosyltransferase 2-like isoform X2 encodes the protein MVILPDQLIAQKNKTKTCRKRIKEWTLLCGLLIGVGLLLMYSLRTPTTSTGITVEVASLRRNEGAATVTFWGRTGNHMFEYSTLIGIAKRNNVTPVLIEGTGLWDCFDLPIKMGRKSDFKDSRILTEYRPGYYTPRLTKLDPKEKSYIQGYLQSFKYFDDVKAELLHKHFIFKPQYANKAKEFLADTRKKLNKERAVTIGVHVRRGDLVRQNRKGYAVPHIPYFYRAMNYFRRKYTDVLFIICTNDYHWSMDNLDDGPDIYYSPYYSASLNGYLDLAILGSMDHMIMSAGSFSWWAGYLTGGTVIYFHGYPRENTVMGNTTNKPDYYPPNWVPL